Proteins from one Nakamurella multipartita DSM 44233 genomic window:
- a CDS encoding type IV secretory system conjugative DNA transfer family protein: MSSDNPIQWYRQFWPRPLREDVAVRLAEGWASDQRSPVVVLEARSTAGQVSYLLGSPASDVSVVRSSLLGLCPDIQLVPEPRPNHPADAQPPARPTAQLGASLRASTRHRALKGDDLPGRSRAVLAALSRTGKDEHLVLQLVLGPRRVPLAVPNQSPSSIVMPWWQTAWYGNRGQVDPEKRAALRTKVAEHGFACSVRIGARAATPRRREHLVLGVLAAMRGGETPGLRLRLTREPARRIDDVFQPWRWPLRLGVHELLAIAGWPISGTNDDDLPGLPAAHPAPLPPSRPTATRAKTDLDSDRVLAVSAAPGTSVPLVLPIADQLRHLHAIGPTGVGKSTMLAHLALADIAAGRGLVVIDPKGDLVDDILARVPDHRRDDIVVLDPADRDRPVGFNPLATNGNRAAAELAADGLLAVFHQLWADSWGPRTQDILHACLLTLTRRGDASLVMLPLLLTNPGFRRSLVQQAIREDPLALGPFWAWYEHLSDGERAAVIAPVMNKLRAFLLRPTMRAVLGQVTPVFRLRQVFLERKVLLVSLSKGALRNQPGSVWSDPCRLLILPDEAVVEK; the protein is encoded by the coding sequence ATGAGCAGCGACAACCCCATCCAGTGGTACCGGCAGTTCTGGCCTCGGCCGCTCCGAGAGGATGTCGCCGTCCGCCTGGCGGAAGGCTGGGCCAGCGACCAACGCAGCCCGGTCGTCGTGCTCGAGGCACGCTCGACCGCCGGACAGGTGTCGTATTTGCTCGGTTCGCCGGCATCCGACGTCAGCGTGGTCCGCAGCAGCTTGCTCGGCCTCTGCCCGGACATCCAGCTCGTGCCCGAACCCCGGCCGAACCATCCGGCCGACGCCCAGCCACCGGCCCGGCCGACCGCACAGCTCGGAGCGAGCCTGCGGGCATCGACCCGGCACCGGGCGCTCAAGGGAGACGACTTGCCCGGACGATCCCGTGCCGTCTTGGCGGCACTGAGCCGCACCGGTAAGGACGAGCATCTCGTCCTGCAGCTGGTACTCGGTCCGAGGCGCGTGCCACTGGCCGTTCCGAACCAGTCGCCGAGCAGCATCGTCATGCCCTGGTGGCAGACCGCCTGGTATGGCAATCGTGGTCAGGTCGACCCCGAGAAGCGGGCGGCCCTGCGCACCAAGGTTGCCGAACACGGCTTCGCCTGCAGCGTCCGCATCGGGGCGAGGGCCGCGACGCCCCGGCGACGCGAACATTTGGTGCTCGGTGTGCTGGCCGCGATGCGGGGCGGCGAGACACCCGGCCTGCGGCTGCGGCTGACCCGCGAACCGGCCCGACGGATCGATGACGTTTTCCAACCGTGGCGCTGGCCACTTCGGCTCGGCGTCCATGAACTGCTGGCCATCGCCGGCTGGCCCATCTCCGGCACCAACGACGACGACCTGCCTGGCCTTCCGGCCGCCCATCCGGCACCGTTGCCGCCCAGCCGTCCAACCGCTACTCGAGCAAAGACTGACCTCGATTCAGACCGCGTTCTGGCCGTGTCGGCGGCACCGGGGACCAGCGTGCCGCTGGTATTGCCCATTGCTGACCAGCTCCGGCACCTGCATGCAATCGGGCCGACTGGTGTCGGCAAGTCGACAATGCTGGCGCACCTGGCCCTCGCCGACATTGCTGCCGGACGGGGGCTGGTCGTCATCGACCCGAAGGGTGACCTGGTCGACGACATCCTGGCCCGTGTACCCGACCATCGGCGTGACGACATCGTGGTGCTCGACCCGGCCGACCGTGACCGACCGGTCGGTTTCAACCCACTGGCGACTAATGGAAACCGGGCCGCGGCCGAGCTGGCCGCCGACGGCCTGCTCGCCGTCTTCCACCAGCTTTGGGCCGACTCCTGGGGGCCACGGACCCAGGACATCCTGCACGCCTGCCTGTTGACGTTGACCAGACGCGGCGACGCCTCGCTCGTCATGCTGCCGCTACTGCTGACCAACCCCGGCTTCCGCCGGTCGCTGGTCCAACAGGCCATTCGCGAGGATCCGCTGGCTCTCGGCCCGTTCTGGGCCTGGTACGAACACCTCAGCGACGGCGAGCGGGCCGCAGTCATCGCGCCCGTCATGAACAAGCTCCGCGCCTTCTTGCTCCGTCCCACCATGCGGGCCGTCCTCGGCCAGGTCACGCCGGTCTTTCGGCTGCGCCAGGTGTTCCTTGAGCGCAAGGTGCTGCTGGTCAGCTTGAGTAAGGGGGCTCTACGCAATCAACCTGGGTCGGTGTGGTCGGATCCGTGCCGGTTGTTGATCTTGCCTGATGAGGCCGTGGTTGAGAAGTAG
- a CDS encoding ISL3 family transposase gives MSDDVTGVFVLPGFRVVSSDVLDDEWHLLVETRREPTGCPTCGAVARVKDRRTVTVRDLPAGGVPVVLRWCKRIFECRYGLCEKKTWTEQHDAIAPRVVLTDRAQQWAFEQVGHHDRAVSRVAAQLGVSWHTIMTQVVDRGTPLVEDPDRLAGVSAVGVDETSFLRATGTRHTQYATGVADLTPGRPPRLLDVVPGRSGRVLGDWLTDRDEAWRSAVLTASLDPFRGYATALSAHLPATTRVLDAFHIVKIVLLAVDQVRRRVQQDTTGHRGRAGDPLYRVRRILRRRYDRLTDRQLVRLRAALTDADTHEEITAAWLVAQNVMQAYANPDRAAGRAAAEQVITLAKTCPVPEIARFGRTLVAWRTEYLARFDNPALSNGPTENLNLKIKNTKRIARGYRSFANYRLRLLLNHGLIRQDQQPARIRPHRPRLIA, from the coding sequence GTGAGCGATGACGTTACCGGTGTGTTCGTGCTGCCCGGATTCCGGGTGGTGTCCAGCGACGTGCTCGACGACGAATGGCACCTGCTTGTGGAAACGCGGCGGGAGCCGACGGGCTGCCCGACCTGCGGCGCGGTCGCCCGAGTCAAGGACCGGCGCACGGTGACCGTGCGGGACCTGCCGGCCGGCGGTGTGCCGGTCGTTCTCCGTTGGTGCAAGCGGATTTTCGAGTGTCGATACGGGTTGTGCGAGAAGAAGACCTGGACCGAGCAACACGACGCGATCGCCCCGCGTGTGGTGCTCACCGACCGTGCGCAGCAGTGGGCGTTCGAGCAGGTCGGCCACCACGACCGGGCCGTGTCCCGGGTCGCGGCCCAACTCGGCGTGTCCTGGCACACGATCATGACCCAGGTCGTTGACCGCGGCACCCCGCTGGTCGAGGACCCGGACCGGCTGGCCGGGGTGAGCGCGGTCGGGGTCGACGAGACCTCGTTCCTGCGGGCCACCGGCACCCGGCACACCCAGTACGCCACCGGCGTCGCCGACCTGACCCCGGGCCGCCCACCGCGGCTGCTGGACGTCGTACCGGGCCGCTCCGGCCGAGTCCTGGGCGACTGGCTGACCGACCGCGACGAGGCCTGGCGGTCCGCCGTTCTGACCGCGTCGCTGGACCCGTTCCGCGGTTATGCCACCGCGCTCTCGGCGCATCTACCTGCGACGACGCGCGTGCTGGACGCCTTCCACATCGTCAAGATCGTGCTTCTCGCGGTCGACCAGGTCCGCCGCCGCGTGCAGCAGGACACCACCGGGCACCGCGGCCGGGCCGGCGACCCGCTGTACCGGGTACGACGGATCCTGCGGCGCCGCTACGACCGGCTCACCGACCGGCAACTGGTCCGACTGCGGGCCGCACTGACCGACGCGGACACGCACGAGGAGATCACCGCCGCCTGGCTCGTCGCGCAGAACGTCATGCAGGCCTACGCCAACCCCGACCGGGCCGCCGGACGCGCCGCGGCCGAGCAGGTCATCACCCTGGCCAAGACCTGCCCGGTTCCCGAGATCGCCCGCTTCGGGCGCACTCTGGTCGCGTGGCGGACCGAGTACCTGGCCCGGTTCGACAACCCCGCCCTATCCAACGGACCCACCGAGAACCTCAACCTGAAGATCAAGAACACCAAACGGATCGCCCGCGGCTACCGATCGTTCGCCAACTACCGTCTGCGACTACTTCTCAACCACGGCCTCATCAGGCAAGATCAACAACCGGCACGGATCCGACCACACCGACCCAGGTTGATTGCGTAG
- a CDS encoding TraM recognition domain-containing protein encodes MAGLWQETLQRAAIPAAKRHPVHIIVDEVQDYLHLPTDLSDALAQARGLGVGFTLAHQYLSQLPKDTQAAVLANARSRVCFHQSTDDAPIFAKGHPELQPADFTALGAYQVYVSMHDHRAESNASRYVFGRTLPLGEPATTSHEMHERSRKRWGRPLSDIEAAFAELVEGNDRTSGQAVGRRRITKSSNTGTASEDPGGQV; translated from the coding sequence GTGGCCGGGCTGTGGCAGGAGACATTGCAGCGGGCGGCTATCCCCGCCGCCAAACGCCACCCCGTGCACATCATCGTCGACGAGGTGCAGGACTACCTGCACCTGCCGACCGACTTGTCCGATGCGCTGGCCCAGGCCCGTGGCCTGGGGGTCGGCTTCACCCTGGCTCACCAGTACCTGTCCCAGTTGCCGAAGGACACCCAGGCGGCCGTCCTGGCGAACGCCCGCTCCCGCGTCTGCTTCCACCAATCCACCGACGATGCCCCGATCTTTGCCAAGGGTCATCCCGAACTGCAACCGGCCGACTTCACGGCACTCGGTGCCTACCAGGTGTACGTCAGCATGCACGACCATCGGGCCGAGTCGAATGCCAGCCGTTACGTCTTCGGCCGCACGCTGCCGCTGGGCGAGCCGGCCACGACATCGCACGAGATGCACGAACGCAGCCGGAAGCGTTGGGGCCGGCCGCTGAGCGACATAGAGGCGGCCTTCGCTGAACTGGTCGAGGGCAACGACCGGACGTCCGGGCAGGCCGTCGGCCGCCGACGAATCACGAAATCGAGTAACACCGGTACGGCTTCGGAGGACCCCGGAGGCCAGGTATGA
- a CDS encoding replication-relaxation family protein translates to MIHDHKFLTTRQLQALAFTHHASELSAARTTRRVLQRLHRERLLASLPRRVGGMYGGAENPTWHLAPTGYRLHYLASGGADDELPRRIREPSERTVKHCLAVADARIAVEETARETGDVLVVRIVTEPDNWRRYTDSMGTTEVLKPDLELVTRTSDEHGHYEDRWFLEVDLSTEHPPVIVRQCQQYEAYRRTGQEQDRTGVFPLVVWVVRTTARTQRLARAIRAARRLDTGLFRVITGEQLPALIRGGVGGEL, encoded by the coding sequence TTGATCCACGACCACAAGTTCCTGACCACCCGCCAGTTGCAAGCTCTGGCCTTCACCCACCACGCATCCGAGCTGTCGGCTGCCCGCACGACTCGCCGGGTGCTGCAGCGGCTGCACCGCGAGCGTCTGCTGGCATCGCTGCCACGGCGGGTCGGCGGCATGTACGGCGGGGCCGAGAACCCGACCTGGCACCTCGCACCTACCGGGTACCGGCTGCACTATCTGGCATCAGGCGGAGCTGACGACGAACTGCCGCGGCGCATCCGGGAGCCGTCAGAACGCACGGTCAAGCACTGCTTGGCGGTGGCTGATGCCCGCATCGCGGTCGAAGAGACGGCCCGGGAGACAGGCGATGTCTTGGTCGTCCGAATCGTGACCGAACCGGACAACTGGCGGCGCTACACCGACTCCATGGGCACGACCGAGGTCCTCAAGCCCGACCTGGAACTCGTCACCCGGACGTCCGACGAGCACGGCCACTACGAAGACCGCTGGTTCCTGGAGGTCGATCTCAGCACGGAGCACCCGCCGGTCATCGTCCGCCAGTGCCAGCAGTACGAGGCGTACCGGCGAACCGGCCAGGAACAAGACCGCACCGGCGTCTTCCCGCTCGTGGTCTGGGTCGTCCGGACGACAGCCCGAACGCAACGGCTGGCACGGGCCATCCGGGCAGCTCGCCGGCTCGACACCGGGCTGTTCCGGGTCATCACCGGCGAACAACTCCCGGCGCTCATTCGTGGCGGTGTGGGAGGCGAGCTATGA
- a CDS encoding DNA-methyltransferase, producing the protein MTGRTEPRRLLIGDALTELRTLADASIDMVLTSPPYFRLRDYGQGGQIGLEPHVDDWVQRLLPVMRELRRVLRPTGSLWLNLGDTYATHLREGAERKSLLLGPERLALAMAADGWILRNKIVWAKTNPRPTSVPDRLACTWEPVYLFAAGPRAFFDIDAIRQPHRTRPPQVRQTGKHGCSRPGAARGKYLGPNSDRLGGLTALKAQGRVGHPLGKNPGDVWQLATGGLRIGSHPAVFPPALAERAILAGCPERRCSNCRTAYRRLVRRIGATAVRGALRRQCSCTGKGFEPGVVLDPFLGAGTTALAAERLGRDWVGIELNPDYAALTIERLRQERATKAVQPDPNRNHGPP; encoded by the coding sequence ATGACCGGCCGCACCGAACCTAGGCGGCTGCTCATCGGCGACGCCCTGACCGAACTCCGCACCCTGGCCGACGCTTCGATCGACATGGTGCTGACCAGCCCGCCGTACTTCCGGTTGCGCGACTACGGACAGGGCGGCCAGATCGGCTTGGAACCGCACGTCGACGACTGGGTGCAGCGGCTGCTGCCGGTTATGCGGGAACTGCGCCGGGTGCTCCGGCCGACCGGCAGCCTGTGGCTCAACCTCGGCGATACCTACGCCACCCATCTACGGGAAGGTGCCGAGCGCAAGAGCCTGCTGCTTGGTCCGGAACGACTGGCGCTGGCCATGGCCGCCGACGGCTGGATTCTGCGCAACAAGATCGTCTGGGCCAAGACCAACCCGCGGCCAACGTCCGTGCCGGACCGACTGGCGTGCACCTGGGAACCGGTCTACCTGTTTGCTGCCGGACCTAGAGCATTCTTCGACATCGACGCCATCCGGCAACCGCACCGGACCCGGCCGCCACAGGTTCGACAGACCGGGAAGCACGGCTGCTCCAGGCCCGGTGCAGCCCGAGGCAAGTATCTCGGCCCGAACAGTGATCGGCTCGGCGGCCTGACGGCGCTCAAGGCACAAGGCAGAGTCGGGCACCCGCTCGGCAAGAATCCCGGCGACGTCTGGCAGCTCGCCACCGGCGGCTTGCGGATCGGCAGCCACCCGGCGGTGTTCCCGCCCGCCTTGGCCGAACGGGCCATCCTGGCCGGTTGCCCGGAACGACGCTGCAGCAATTGCCGGACGGCTTACCGGCGACTGGTCCGTCGAATCGGAGCAACCGCCGTACGCGGCGCACTGCGCCGCCAGTGCAGCTGCACTGGTAAGGGTTTCGAGCCGGGCGTCGTGCTCGACCCGTTCCTCGGTGCCGGCACGACGGCGCTGGCGGCTGAACGGCTCGGCCGCGACTGGGTCGGCATCGAGCTGAACCCGGACTACGCCGCGCTGACCATTGAGCGGCTGCGGCAGGAGCGAGCGACCAAGGCGGTTCAGCCTGACCCCAACCGGAACCACGGGCCGCCGTAG
- a CDS encoding antirestriction protein ArdA: MEQQPHSENEQSEGDEPDRAGSMVGDADVATPTAVEQSIGAAAEADSPTETVEAERRPPEPPSVYVASLADFNVGKRHGTWVDMTMPLEDIELAIRQMLERSPVLQAEGEDYGDWAIHDSEHFGVVTVHEHDDLDMLHDLAEGIAEHGEAFSSWAEAFEGEPDRWPLFTEAYLGEYDSLTAYGEHLWAEMGWQQVVDDVLPPEVARYTTVDAEQLAQDLWLEGSIQLMQKPGGGCWIFRGDV, from the coding sequence ATGGAACAGCAACCACATTCAGAGAACGAACAAAGTGAGGGCGACGAGCCGGATCGTGCCGGATCGATGGTCGGCGACGCGGATGTCGCCACGCCGACGGCGGTCGAACAATCAATCGGGGCCGCGGCAGAGGCGGACAGCCCGACCGAGACTGTCGAGGCGGAGCGGCGGCCACCCGAGCCTCCGAGCGTCTACGTTGCCAGCCTGGCCGACTTCAACGTCGGCAAGCGGCACGGCACCTGGGTCGACATGACCATGCCGCTGGAAGACATCGAGCTGGCCATCCGACAGATGCTAGAACGTTCACCAGTCCTCCAGGCCGAAGGTGAGGACTACGGCGACTGGGCCATCCACGACTCCGAGCACTTCGGCGTCGTCACCGTGCATGAACACGACGACCTGGACATGCTGCACGACCTGGCTGAAGGCATCGCCGAGCACGGGGAGGCGTTCTCATCCTGGGCAGAAGCGTTCGAAGGCGAGCCGGATCGGTGGCCGTTGTTCACCGAGGCCTACCTGGGGGAGTACGACAGCCTGACCGCCTACGGTGAACATCTCTGGGCGGAGATGGGCTGGCAGCAAGTGGTCGATGACGTGCTGCCGCCGGAAGTGGCGCGCTACACCACGGTCGATGCCGAGCAGCTGGCACAGGACTTGTGGCTGGAGGGGTCAATTCAGCTCATGCAGAAGCCGGGTGGCGGGTGCTGGATATTCCGCGGTGACGTCTGA
- a CDS encoding helix-turn-helix domain-containing protein: MTSENNSQVSLGFVVEYTLSLILFNEGNIIGGIEGEFLMPQLSFTQQEELADLLRGRRHELGLSASEVARRADITPASVTRLENCTNPRPSVETLTAICAVLDIPVADMLALVNVMPDSQLPSFTPYLRTKYHRMPDEAVQEMSAYFERLAKKYRISDGPADGEDET, translated from the coding sequence GTGACGTCTGAAAACAATTCTCAGGTAAGCCTGGGCTTTGTTGTGGAATACACACTTTCATTGATTCTGTTCAACGAGGGGAATATAATCGGGGGTATCGAAGGAGAATTTCTGATGCCACAGCTCAGCTTTACCCAGCAAGAGGAACTCGCCGACCTACTCAGGGGCCGGCGCCACGAACTCGGCCTGTCTGCCAGCGAAGTCGCCCGGCGCGCAGACATTACACCTGCATCGGTGACACGCTTGGAGAACTGTACCAACCCACGGCCATCCGTCGAAACACTGACCGCCATCTGCGCGGTGCTGGATATTCCTGTTGCTGACATGCTGGCACTGGTCAACGTCATGCCGGACAGCCAGTTGCCCAGCTTCACGCCGTACCTCCGCACGAAGTACCACAGGATGCCGGATGAGGCCGTACAGGAGATGAGCGCCTACTTCGAGCGGCTCGCCAAGAAGTACCGCATCTCCGATGGACCTGCCGACGGCGAAGACGAAACGTGA